Genomic window (Acidobacteriota bacterium):
GTCCAGCTCGAGAACGAATACGGCTCCTTCGGCAACGACGCCGCCTACCTGCCATGGCTCCGCGACGCCTGGCGCCGCGCCGGCATCGACGTCCCGTTCTACACCGCCGACGGCCCCTGGCCCGCCATGCTGGCGGCGGGCACCGTCCCCGGCGCAGCCATCGGACTGGACCCGGCCCACACCGCCGAGCACTTCGCCGCAGCCGAGCGGCTGGGGCGCGGCGTGCCCGTCTTCTGCAGCGAGCTCTACCCCGGCTGGCTCACCCACTGGGGTGAGCCGTGGGCGCGCGCGGCCACCGAAAAGATCTCCGCCCAGCTCCAGTGGCTGCTGGAAAACGGCAAGTCGTTCAGTCTCTACATGCTCCACGGCGGCACCAACTTCGGCTTCTGGGCCGGGGCGAACTACTCGGACAAGTACGAGCCCGACGTCACGAGCTACGACTACGACGCGCCGCTGGACGAGCGGGGCCGGCCCACCCCGAAATACCACGCCCTGCGCGAGCTGATCCGGCAGCATCTGCCGCCGGGCGAGACGCTCCCCGAGTTGCCGGCGCCCCTGCCGGCGATCGCGATCCCCGAGCTCCGCCTGACCGAGGAGGCGTCGCTCTGGGCGAACCTGCCGGCGGCGGAGCGCGCGCCCATGCCGGCGCCCATGGAGTTCTTCTGCCAGAGCCACGGGTTCATCCTGTACCGGAGCCGGGTGCCGGCGCACGCCAGCGGCCGGCTCACCATCACGGAGCTCCACGACTACGCCAACGTCTACCTCGACGGCGCGCTGGCGGCCAGCCTCTTCCGCGGCCTGCACCAGGATTCAATCGATGTCCCCGCGGCCGATCCGCCCCAGCGGCTGGACATCCTCGTGGAGGGGATGGGCCGCATCAACTACGGGCCGCGCCTCATCGACCGGAAGGGGATCACCGATCGGGTCACGCTGGGCGGCATGACGGTCATGGACTGGGAAGTCTTCCCCCTCCCCTTCGACGCGGCGTATCTGGCGGCGCTCCGCTTCGGACCGCCGGACCCGGCCGCCCCGCCGGCCAAGTTTTTCCGCGGCGCGTTCAGCCTGGACGCCGTCGGCGACACTTACCTCGACATGAGCGGCTGGTCCAAGGGCGTGGTCTGGGTCAACGGCCACAACCTGGGGCGGTACTGGAACATCGGCCCCCAGCAGCGGCTGTTCCTGCCGGCGCCGTTCCTGAAGCGGGGCGCCAACGAGGTCGTCGTCTTCGACCTCCATCGCACCGCCGCCGCCCCCCTTCGCGGCGTCCCCGACCTCGGCGAATAGGCGGCCGATTCACCACCAAGGCACGAAGGGCACAAAGAGATCATCTTCATATGTCAGTGATCATTTTTCAATTGTCATGAGTCATTTCGGATGGTGAATCGGGAGACGAGAAATGGGAGATGTAAGACGGGAAGTATCAGACAAACGGGAAGACCCGAACCGCGAACCCCGAATCGCGAGCCCCGTTGTCCGATATCCGAAGTCCGCTGTCCGCTGTCCGTTCAGTCTCCAGGTTCCATGTCGAAAAAATCCAATTCCCCTTGGTGCCCTTTGTTGAAAAAACCCGTTCTCACTCGCCGGCCTTGCGGGCGCGGCCCATTTCCATCGCCCGGACCACGACGAAGGCGATCAGCGCGAAGATGAAGAACACGAGCAGCAGCCAGGCCACCCCCTGCATGGCGCCGATGACGGTCCGGTAGACCTCCAGCACCCAGCGGTCGGTGGTGAGCGCCAGGATTTGCGTATCTTTGCCCGTGCCCGTGGGCGAGATGTATTTTTCCAGTTCCCAGATCCGGACGCCGCTGGAGATGCCGATCACCAGGATGGCGAAATCGAGGTAGCGCTTCCAGGCCACACTGATCTCGTCGGCCATGATCCGCTGGAGGATGCTGCCGATAGGCTTTTTGAAAATCGCCACCAGAGCGGCGGACACCACCACCGAGATCACGAACGTCACGGCGAGCAGGGTGAGAAACATGGGATACCTCCGGTTGTCTTTGTTCCGCCGGCGCCCGCACCCCGGGCATCGATACAGCGGTCGATTCGGATAAACTCAACGTTCATGCCAAAGCATGAATCAGAACTAACAATTTCATAAGTGAGGAGATATCAAGAATACGTATTGACCGGCGGATTCAACGTCCCACCACACAAATACATTTATTGATCAGCAATATACAATTTGCGTCTATATTCTTTCAATCCAATGACTCTCCCAATCTCCTATCTCCTGTCTCACCAAGCAGCCGGCAACATACACAGTCAGCGATAACCAACAATCCAACCGAACACTCTGTCTTGCCGCATGGGGGCATGATTCCGGCCCGGAGGGACGGAGGTCAATAGCCACGGGCGCAGCCACGCGCACGCGGGGCAGCGCCCGGAAAGAAGGGCAACATGAATGTGTCGCGCCCCGCGGCTGCGGGGCGCAGAGAACGGGTTGCTGCAAACACCGCACTTCCCCGCGCCCCGTCCCCGGGGCGCGCCGTCTGCAAACACCATCGCTTGTCCGGACGCTGCCCGGCTGCGCCGGGCTACTCTCGTTGAGCGTCAATTGATGCTGCATGACAAAAAGGTCCAGATTCTAGGTTTGATTTCCGATGTCCGACGTCCCATGTCCCGTGCTCGATATCCGCATTCCGGGAACGAGCCTCCAGCCTCGAGCCTCGATTACGAACTACGAGTACGAGCACGAGTACGAGCACGAGTACGAACAGGTGAATGGCGGCACCGGG
Coding sequences:
- a CDS encoding beta-galactosidase; the encoded protein is MSERLLSRRIHLLAGVLAAAVALAAALPNAAPPSARAAETAPAVGFHFEGARFMLDGKPFQIRAGELHFQRIPREYWRDRLLKARAMGLNTVGAYVFWNALEPEPGQWDFSGRNDVAAFVREAGTAGLRVLLRPGPYACAEWDFGGLPAWLLRVPDIRVRCSAPLYLEACERYVTRLAGEVRDLQASRGGPILMVQLENEYGSFGNDAAYLPWLRDAWRRAGIDVPFYTADGPWPAMLAAGTVPGAAIGLDPAHTAEHFAAAERLGRGVPVFCSELYPGWLTHWGEPWARAATEKISAQLQWLLENGKSFSLYMLHGGTNFGFWAGANYSDKYEPDVTSYDYDAPLDERGRPTPKYHALRELIRQHLPPGETLPELPAPLPAIAIPELRLTEEASLWANLPAAERAPMPAPMEFFCQSHGFILYRSRVPAHASGRLTITELHDYANVYLDGALAASLFRGLHQDSIDVPAADPPQRLDILVEGMGRINYGPRLIDRKGITDRVTLGGMTVMDWEVFPLPFDAAYLAALRFGPPDPAAPPAKFFRGAFSLDAVGDTYLDMSGWSKGVVWVNGHNLGRYWNIGPQQRLFLPAPFLKRGANEVVVFDLHRTAAAPLRGVPDLGE